The Acropora muricata isolate sample 2 chromosome 4, ASM3666990v1, whole genome shotgun sequence genome contains the following window.
TAAGACTAGAATGTTGTGAATAAGTCTAATCTCGGTTTGTAGTAGCTCTGAGCCGACAAAAAATCAGTGGGTTTCAAATGATCAGAGAGACACCGAGCTATTTTAGTACAATGATATACCTCCAACACATAAATCTTCTGCTGGCAAATGAGGTCAGCAAGGCGATCAATTTAAACGTTATTAAGTCTACATACCATTTTGAGTGACGAGCGGGTGATTGCTGGTCTTATTCGCTCTTCAGGCAATCCGTTTTTTTCTAGCTAAGTCAGTCAAAAGTCACCCGACCGAGGTACGATTTTAAAATGCCAGTATTGCTACTCGTATTTAAAGAAATGCTTCGCTATTAATTATATGACAAAAAGACAATATAGGTTTGACAAATTCGGCAAAAGGACGCAGGTTTAAGTGTACGCTTTTACTTTGAGGGGTTACGCACGTCATAGCCTCAAATACCTGAGTAGGACAACAGCACTGGATGTTTGACAGAAAAATTAGCAGGTTGGAATTTTCAGGTTTTagcaaaatattattattatcaagtgATAGTATTAGAATTAAGAAGACATcaggaaaaaaatacatttaagAAGAGGgcgaaaaaaagaagaatttttgcAGGTTTTCACTTTGAAGCATCACAATAATTGATTGCACTGCGGGAAAAACCAAGTTCAACTTCGCTTTGAGGAAAAGCTCGTGCTTTAAATGAAACGTctgcttttcaaattttcagcagTGGAAGCTAGCCTCGATCTTCTGCTCAGTCGCTTAAATCGAAAAAATCATTTAATCCCAAAGAGTAGTTTACCAAAGAGAGAGGAAAACAGCCGAGTAGGCAGCTGCTCACTAGGCTTTCACTTGACCCTTTTCACAGGTACGTCTGGTTCAGTCAAGGGAACGAGACATTTTCACAGTAAGGGACTATTCATTTCTGTTAAAATCTTAGATAGCGCgttttgaaataaaagtttaaaCAATGCACATAAATGCCACATTGATGTAATTTCAGCGAACTCCTTTTCACGCAACCCCGTGACTACAATAAATTACAATTACAGCAAACTCTTATTTCCTGTGCAAAAACCTCAAGGGTTGATATTCGAAGAAAATCCTGGATCACACTGGCTTCTTGACACTTCCCAACGTTAACACCCTCTATTTCACAGCTGCCGTCAGATTCTGCGCATAACACTTCATTAATAAATCGGGGAATAATGTCTGGACCTAAGTCTGTCATGGCGGGGCAAACTTCACAAAGCCTCTGTAGTCCTCCTATGGTTGTTGAGCATAGTCCGGTAATTGTCGTTTGAGGATACGTCGAGCCACGCTTGTTGCGTCTACTTATTTGTGTGTTGTTCAGGGCATACGCTTGAAGTCTTAGTTTGGCAATGATGGTTTTGATTCGCCTCATTTGAGAATGGACAAAAACCAGATTGGGGAATTGTTCGGCCTCTGTCAAATTAAAGGCCATGTACTTGGAATTGAAGTAGCCCATTGGCCCAGGGTTTCTTTTGAGATATTTGAGATGGTTTTCGAAAGACTCGGCGTCGCCTGGACTATTCGTCCAACCTAAGCGGGCATTGAAAAAAGTAAGGGAAAAAACAACGGCGACCCAGGTTAACGTCCGAAACGCCATCTATAAGAAGAAAATCACAATCCATTAAAATAAAGCAACAGAAAATAATGCAGCCGAATCCAGCTGTGTTGGTCATACCACATGCCAAACACTGCAAACTTTTCCTCAGGTGAACAAGGAATAAAATCTGTAGGAATAGGAAGGTGTTTCTGTAGAATGAGGGGTTAAGGGGTCTAGAGAGATATGAAACGCTTGGCCTTGCAAGTGCGGATGGCATTCATATATTTTCCCGTCTCAATTAAATAGACTGGTTCACCAAACACTAAATCAAGTCCGACAGTAGAGGGAAGTTCGCCCTCGCATAGAGCACCAGCATCGCGCAAAACTATCGATCAAATCCTGGACATTATTGAAAACTGCGTCAGTATTGATaacgttttattttttatcaccTATCTATATAATTACTTCACAAGCTGTAAGAACTGAATACAGTTAGTGTAGCATACCTTATTTCTCAGCCTTGGAAGGTTCCCCTTCTGATTTTAATTATGTTACTTTTCTTCCGACAGCCGGAGCAGAAGCCTTCTGTTTCCGTGATCTAAGCGACAAGTGCGAAACTAACTTATGGAATCGGTTCTTTTGAAAGCGGAATCAAAATTTTACCGAGCGGAAAATAACACTTGACTTAATTGTTAATAGGCCAACTGAAAAAGTACTGATTCTTTCCTTGTCACAATTTTTAGGAGAGCAGATATCAGCAAAACTTATTGGTCGGAGTTCTGAAACCGTTCCGTTTTCGCAGGGGATGACCTTTGCAATGGCAAAAGATTCGTCTTCATAAACCCAAAAGGGTACCATTCTTCTATCTTTTAATGTCCGGtcttagttttattttttggcgATCTTCGGCATGAAAATCTTTCAGTTATTTAAGATAATACGAGAAAGTAATTCACTGCGCTGGGCTCAGCGAATTGTATTGCTGCTCGAAAGTGTCAACTAGACAACTCAATCAAGTCAAATGAGATCTGCGTATCTTTATTCAACTCTTGTGTAcccttcatttgcaattttgagGGTCAACACAAATTGATCATGCCAAGAAGCCATAAGTCAGTCTAGTTGATTTTAGTATTCAAGTCAGTCCGGGATCGGAGTAATGTTATTTTCTGTTCTCGTACGTTACCCTAGTCAGGGGTAGTGTTAGGGTTCACCCTGCACAGACAGTATACACAAAAGCCTTTCTTGGAGATTTCTTGAATTGTGAGTAAGTGACTGCTGGCTGTTCGTGTCCCAACTCAATATCAGATGACAGGCCATCTTTTCGGTGGTTAATGAAAAAGGTTCCTAAAAGTTATTTCCTAAAGACTTACTTACGTTCAAAATCACGGCGTTCAAACAAACGTAAAATATTTACCCCTTAAATACCCGCAATGCAAAACAGGTATAACCAAGGATATGCCGGGGTGGATCGCATGCGGACCCTACCACTTTATTGAACATGTAAACTTTTGCATGAAAATCATTCCAGTTCAAGGAAAAAACAAGGATAAGTTCTGCAAGATAAACTAACTGGCTAAATGCCTAAAACATTTTGTTACTCTCAATCGATTTCGGTCAGGTTCCAACTGATACATACATATCTTTCCCAGCGCCCGTGGAGTTTCAGCAGCCTCTCCGATACGTACAGTATCTGCCGTGACAACTGAGGTAGCGCCTCCAACTCGCGCAAGCTATGTAGGCCATAATCTTTTGGATTATAGCCTAATTCCTttaaaaaagcctaaaatatttccttaCATTGAGAATAGGATAACCTGTCACTCCTAAGAATATAACCTGACCTCTTCGTTAACGGCCTAAACAATTAGTCGCCTGAATAATTCTACGTGGGATAGACAGCGGACAATAATTACCCCTTAACTTAACGATATCAACGCCACTCCCCTCTCTATACACATCGGCCTTACTCTTACGCAAATATTTTAGAAAAATCATCGTTAAAAGTTAGTTCATTGGGCTGAATGTTGGCCAGTTCATTAAAACGAAGTCTTTCAATGACGCCTGCTCCTCACCAAATCTGTCGATGATGCTCTTAATTACACCCGAATCTACAGGCTTGTTTCTGTTAACTGGACGGCTCCTTGTCCTCTCGATGCACTCAATAGTTGTCTTGCAACAGGCATTATCCATTGGATTGGGACTGTCGTCAAGCGCCAAAGAATGCAGCCATTTTAGAGCAACATGGGCCAACATCATTGAGGCTGGGGTTCTGAGCTCCCAATCTAAGTTGAGCAAATAAAGGGAAACTACAGGGGAAGAAAAACGAATCCGTAGAGTAGTCAGGTTATCATTACAGCAGCGAAAAAACTTTCTAATTTCGTTAATGTACTTTTTTTATAATCCGTCCTGGAACTGAGCAAACGACTAAACAAGGCATTGCAGTCCGGCCTCTAAGATGGCAGTAACTTACGCTACTTGTGATCACGACCTGCAAGAAAAATCAGTATAAATACACAGTCTTAAACTGACAAACAATCTTTTAAACAATCCGAAGGATGCTTACTCACGGCTAAAAAAGAAGACCGACCATACATAACTTGACCAACACAATTCTAATGAAATTACCAATTAAACCAAATGTCATTTGGTCCGGACGCAGTTTCCCTGCGTTTGACCAATGTCAAGTCTCAGTGGGCGAAGTCGCCCCTCGGTTCAACCAGTGTCGCTAACTCCTCTGGAAACTGCTCACAATATGACAAATTCGAAATATCAGTCAGCTAATAAAAGCCAACGGACAAGAAGTAGCTATTTACCCCAAAAATTCAGTTCAGTCTGACTGCAATGACCTTGCCTATAAATTTATCGGAACCGAGAAACGAATTCAAATTCCTTCCTTGCCTGAGAGCTTCTGCTCCTTCAATGAACTGCTTGCATTTGTTAGTAAGAGGCCAGAAACTAGAAGAAGGCCAGACCGGCATCACGATGGTAGCTTTCGCCATCTTCAAGTGTAGATAATGGACAGCGCGCGCAACGATATGAACCGGAGGGACCGTGACTAAGCAATTCTCGGACTGTAAATTTTGTGCGACAAAGTCAATACCTGAAATACCTGGGTTCCAGAAACGCGAGAAAAAACGAGGAAGTTTAGTTGTATGAAATTTAGCAAACCAGTCCACAGTGAACACAACTCAATGATCTGAGtcagaaaattcacaaaaccaTCCAGCCTGTGTTTGTCAGCCAGAAGACCAATCAACACCTGAAATTACGCGAAGCCAAACCGCCGGTTGTAAACCAACAATCCCTTGTTTACCAATTTAAATGTGACCAgtgcgatgcaggttatgttggctTTACACGACGGCACTTACATCAACGCGTGGACGAACATAGACACACCTCTTCTTctattggcaagcatttccgtgacaaacattcttcgacaccgaaagatctcactacgaattttaccatactcaaaaaaCGCAACGGCAAGTTTGACTGCctcatctatgagatgttttttattaacgaaCTGAGACCAACTCTCAACGTACAACGTGACTCAATTTGTGCGAAAGTcttaaaatagttttcttttttatcttattcttgtatgttcttattgtttttaatactccgctttttaacattttcatgctttttgcatttgtcacttctttgttctactatataattagtacttatggaaatttttatcttcactttgcttgataatgaccgttgaacggttgaaacgtcgctttcttatcccgatagtttttattacaaaatgttttaaaaacctctcctttttttttcttaaaagaaCTCTGTTataatcaagaaaaagaaatttcatatttcagCTGTACGCACGGGCGTTCGTGCGTATATATATATGGAGGCTACGCCCCTGCGTTCTAATTCACTGCGTTCAAACGAACGTAAAATATTTACCCCTTAAATATCCCCAAAACAGGTATAACCAAGAATATGGGTGCATAGCATGCTGACCCTAACATATATACGATATAGCAAACAAAGTGCCCATAAACAGAGGTATGCAGCAAAGAATACTGCAGAAAATACAAAGCTTAAAGTAACCTCACCGCAAAAAGCTGCTGATCTATTGGATTCGAAGTGCCTTTGAATTTTTCTGCTTGCCGCCTCCTTGACCCTCTTTAAACCCTTCTCATCTTTTGACCCCGAGGCTAGCTCATCTGCCGTACTCATCCACCACCTTCCATCAATCAATGCTTTTATCAGCAATTCGTATCAATTATTGTCGATAGCTCTTTTCTTTCGCTAATTAAATCGTCCACTGCTTTGTTGCCGGGAGAATTAGCATTGCGTCTTTtgtcaaaatcgactcccagtctaatccatctagCTGTGGTGCTATGCTTCGAGGTCGTATATGGGTCGTGTTCAGGGGTCGAACGCCTAGCCGGCAGCAAAGCTCCttcggtccgacctcgttgagctccGCCCTTCGCAATTTAGTCTACGACTCAGTGCGAGTAAGGGCGAGTAGCAAGTCAGATATTAGATATTATATTATCTTGGCATTTATCAGAGTGAGTAAACATACGTGTTCTGAAGTATACTTTGATTCCCTGCATACTTAGGGTCTATTTACTTAGTACTTTACTAGTTTGGATTTTCTTTCAAACTGTTTGCCGTTTTGTTCCAACTTTGTCTCCAGATAAGTTTTGAACAACGAGAAAACTTGGCTAACCGTCGGAGATTCGTCCTGGTTTTGTGAAGGTTTACCAACACTGGCCTCTTCAACGTCTTTGGGATTTGTCGTCTTGAAATAAACGAAAAAGATAAGCGAACAAACAGGGCAGAAAAAGACAGTGCAGGGTcgcaagagagagagagagagtgatttagcaacaggatgGGAACGTCAGTTGATGACAGCGCGCGCAGCAAAAATACCCGCAAGGAACTGGGTCGACAACCCCGTCGCGTTTTGACTGAAATGTGATGTGATCTAGAATAACATGCGCGCGAACGAACGAACAACGACACCCCGGGTGAAAAACGCGTTAATGAGGAATGCAAGGCTCAAATACCAGCGGAAAATACATTAACAATGGCTATGCACGCTTCAAATTTGTTACGTTTTTCTACACGGGACGATGGACAAATAAGCAGAAGTGTTGAGGTATGAGACATAAGTTCAAATCAGCTGAAGATTTATTGTTAGACCACTATTGAATTTTGAAAGGAGCCTGTCttgtattttactttttaaattttccttttgcatAAGTCCGAGAGATACCTTTTAGGAAACCCGTCTGTCATGTGAGAAGACAACGAGAGAGTCTGTTCCTGTCGAGTTTTTGGTTTGAAAAAGCGTAGCATACAAAATTCATTTCTCAGTTTCACTCTCTTCTGAGTATAATAAACACGCACAAGACGGTAGAGATCAATGAGGTTTATTTGCTAAGTCTATCATGTTAAACTATTAATACTCTCTTACTTCTACGATCCTTGAACTTTTACAGAATGTACTGACATCTACATTGCTATAACTCCTATAACAATATCACCTTGAAGACTTTTGTCTTGGAGTAAATGGTTTTCCACAGTATCATAACTTTCTTGTTAAAGACTCTCTTCTACTAGGAAAAGTTTTGGCATTGACAGCAGCTTCTTATGGGTTGAGCAAAGAGCTCCCAGACTTGCTTGTAAGCCACACTGTAATGTGGATCAGGGGAAGGAACTCTTTCATAACGATTGGTTCTCACAAGAAAATCTTGGGTGACTGACCGCTGGACACACTGACCATTCCCACTGTTGCAGAATCCGATTGGAGGAGTAACGGTGGTGCCATCTTGACCACAGATCCTTTCGTTAATATATCGTGGAAACTTGTTATCTGGGAGCAGTGTTACCCACCAGCACTCCTGGCAGAGCTGAAGAAGCCCCATGGAATTGCGTTCACCTCGACTCACACACGAGCGAAGACCGGTGACTTGAGTTCTTTTCTTCGATGTACCTGAAGATGTTCCCGTCTTGTAGTTCAGATCGAGAACGTATCTTCGACGTCTTCCAGTGACATTTAATCGGCTTACTTGTGGCTGAACAATCGGGTTAAAAGGatcttcaaaattatttttcactTCTTCAGCTGTGGTGGCGACATAATGTCGGTTGAAGCCTCCAGTTTCCTTGAGGCTCTGTAGAAGTTCCTCTTCAGAAGGTACCAAGCAGAGGAATTTCTCTCCTTCAGGGGAAGTGACAGTTTTGTTGGCAGTTATGTTATAACAGGGATGAGCTTGTGAAAGTTGTCGTAACCTGCTGGTATCTCTCAATTTTCTGTCCTTCGACTCTTCAATGACACCAGCTCTTTTGTAAAACCAAGAATGAACAACGGTAATCACCAGTAAAAGACTTAAAGCTGGTAAGGGAAGTGGTCCTAGAACCTTAAaattacaaacaacaaaaagttTGGAATGTAGCGGTATTTTGCTAAGTACAGAAAACTAACAACCATAGCCCAACGTTTTAAGcccatttacacgacagaaaaatTGGGAACAGACCCGAAGAAAAAAGTGGTACTACAGACCACAAAATGTTAGGCGTTTACACGGATAATAATTTACCACGGGCTAGACAAAAATTAGGCTAAAGGTTGCGGGCCTATTTTTCATGTCAGAACAGGCTTCCGCCAATGCGATCAGCGCATCATTACACAAGTTCAGACTTAAGTATGAAGAAACTGATCGAGACCCGAGTTTTTTCTGTCTTTGGGGCCATAAACGTCTATGGTCCAAGCCCAAAAGAACAAGGGGCCGGACCcatttcaaaaaacatgataCGTATACTTTTTACGCGGGCAAAAATGTCAGGTCCTTGCTTCTTCAGTTTTATGACAGGGCCCGTACCCAGTTTTTCTGTCGAGTTTTTGTACTCATCAAATGCTGTTAGCGGGATATTCGCATAAGCACATGTTTGAATATAGCAAAAGAAACATGAATGTTGTTTTATTGCTTGACTCCTGCACAATTAATTTTAAGGTCAGTGGGACGCCGCCTTTCTTAGccataaaatatgaaaaatataCAAACTCAGACTAATTAAAGTTAACAATTAAACAAGTATATTTTATCAAGGTGAAGACTTTCAGTTTGGgtttttaagaataaaaaataaGGGTTCATCAGTTTCCTGCAAGATTGGAGGCCATACCCGGGCTGCGGCcccacaataaaaaaaattgactagAGCCGCTTTCATCCCCATCCGGCACTTTCCATCAAGTTCAGAGAGGTAAAATACATTCACCGCAAGGGCTTTTAAACCGTTTTCTCAAACGATCGTGATGCTAAACCGGAGTGGATGATTTTTTACATAAATGTCTGAATTCAGTACCTTCATGACGGCTCTTTGGTCTCAGCTTAAGTCTTTATCACAAACGGGAAAACGTTATCACACCTCGTTacttgaaatgttaaaaaaggtGTGCATGAATTGAGCTCAGCTTCACCTAGAGGCAATAGGACAATGTCACCCTAGCTCTAAAGCAAATATAAAAGGCTGTTGACCCAAGCTAGataaaaagtaattttaaatCAATTATACGATAAGTTGTAAGCTTAATTGGTTTTTGTGATCATTGCCGCTTGAGACGCTAAGAGTCATTTGCAATTCGATCAGTGTCGTATTTGGAGCTCTATTCTTTTCCGGATTATAAAAATGACTTTATTGAAATTTGAATAcgccaatttttttcattttctttatttagaACCTTGTTATTAGCAATTAAATTAATTCTCCGGGTAAAATTGGATTGTTAAGTCTCTCTTTTGAAATGAATGTACATGATCTTGACAGCATTCGTCGATATTTTGTTACCACCTACAACTGAGTGTTCGAATATGTTAATACAAAATTATGAGGCCTTATTAATATTGGTGTACAGACAAGTTGGAATAGTAACGACCTATACTGAAAGGTCtgtatttaaaaaaagtttACCGTGGATAACgataaaaaaccaaaacaaaaaatatatatatataaattgaaaACGACAAAGCATTGTTTTGCTTGAAATTCGATTGAAATGACACCAAGCCATTAAACTGTGAACGACACCCCTTGCCGAGGCAATGTGCAAATAAACAACTAATTACTACTTTTAGCCATTTGTTTACTTGACTGACATCCAATTGACAATAGTTTCTCATAAGGCTGTGCAGTGCATAAGCATTGAACATTCAATCCTTTTCATCGCAAATTTGCTTTCGTAAATGAATGAATTAGGCGAAAATTTTCAGTTAGAATTAACGGTAAGGCAACAGTTCTTATCTGCCCCTACACAATTAGCATACTCATTAATTTCATTTAAGTTGATACTATTTATTCAGCACGTTGTGCATAAACTTTCAATACATTGACTTTAGTCTACCTTTTTGTCGAGGGTCGAGGGTattttttcgagtttcgagGGTACATTGTCGAGGGTCCCTATTTCACAAAGGGGAGACCTAATTATCAAATTATCTTGATGTATATATTGtatagaatgtaatgtaatcGAATATCCTTGTCTCCGTCGTGGCCGGTTGTAGTAGTGTTGTTGCGCAACGTGGAAcgtttgacattttttttacatgaatgtACTCATTTCCTGTCTGTACGCATTCCTATCGCGTGCGGTCAGATATTCTTAAACTTGCCAAAAAAGATGCTCTTGCCCATGATGGGACACTATTCCGTTAGCAAACACTTTTCTGTTTCTCAAAAtgagagagtaagtgagtgagaggcctgcacggactcctagcgtggttttggcggtcgcctcgcatgatagccttacacTTAAAAATTTTTGATCTAAGAAGCGTATCCTTCAGAGATTTACCTCTTGTGTACGATAtaatcggaggtttcaaataaatggttttctgcaaaggctgattttgtattagactccattgttccatcagtgtctgtTTGAGGTTGCTCACTGGGTGGTACGTAATTACAAAACccggcaaaatcctctcattagcctttttcttttgtgttaaagtcgatggtctagcggcaaagttaacccctgagaggcacctttctatgactgttttaggatagccgcgtgtcctcagctgttgtttgaatttcacaaggctcttctcaaatgttgtttttgaacagttagttctaagcagtctcattgcttcgccttttcAGGTGGCTTGCTACAggtttataagggttcaagaggtgtataccataaatgtgcaaatttattattttttttgcgtcaatattctgataacaaataaaaaccgctatatgagaccattgttgcttcaaattaccgtttgggaaagggcgcgaaacgggaagaccgtgcacgattaggggcctgggaacgaacttaCAAcatg
Protein-coding sequences here:
- the LOC136914025 gene encoding uncharacterized skeletal organic matrix protein 8-like, which gives rise to MKVLGPLPLPALSLLLVITVVHSWFYKRAGVIEESKDRKLRDTSRLRQLSQAHPCYNITANKTVTSPEGEKFLCLVPSEEELLQSLKETGGFNRHYVATTAEEVKNNFEDPFNPIVQPQVSRLNVTGRRRRYVLDLNYKTGTSSGTSKKRTQVTGLRSCVSRGERNSMGLLQLCQECWWVTLLPDNKFPRYINERICGQDGTTVTPPIGFCNSGNGQCVQRSVTQDFLVRTNRYERVPSPDPHYSVAYKQVWELFAQPIRSCCQCQNFS